The genomic interval TCTCTTTTCTTCAATATTGCTAGCTTTGTATGAGTGTGTAAAGTGTTTGGGGATAGAGGGAGGTTTCGTGGGGTATTTGTGTGGTGGTTTTTGGGCTAGGTTGTTGTTTGTTGGTCTAGGAGGTTTAGTATTGCCATTGTTGTGAGTACTGCTTCTTCTGTTCTGATTGTTTTTGTGCCTTGTAGTGGTGCGGTGTTGAGTGTGTAGTGTATGTAGTGTTGTGGGTTGATGTTTTCTTGTGTGGCGATTTCTTGTATGCCTTTGTTATGTGTGCCGAAGAGTACTAGGAGTGTTTCTGCTGTGGCTATTTTTGTTTTTAGCTGGGTGGCTAGGGTGTTTATTGGTGTGCCTTTTCTGGATGTTGCTATGACGAGTGTTTTTGGGGTGGTGTGGTTTTGGAGTGTTTGTTTTAGTGATTGTTGGCAGGTTACTGTGTAGCCCCAGTAGACTGGTATTTGTTCTCGGTCTATGTATTGCCAGTGACCTTGTTTTTGTGTGAGTGTTACTCGTGGCCCGAGGCCTGGTGGTACCTTTGCTTGGACTGGCTTTTCTAGGCCTATGTCTACTATTGCCTTGTCTCCTGTGCGCCTCAATATGTAGCCTTCGCGGTATGGGCTTTGCTCGTCTCTGAGTAGGTGGCTTGGGGAGCGTAGGGGCGGGGCAGCTCCGATGTAGCGCAGGTGCCTGGACTTTGGAACTAGGTATTTTCTCAGGTACTGTGGTGCTTCTAGGGCTTCGAGGACTGTCTTTATTGGTGTGCAGGGCTTGTTTGACTCTTTGTAGATTATGATTTGTTCTACGCGGAAGATGGTTGCGGCCCGGGCTAGGAGTGCTATATGTAGTGTCCTTGCTGGCTCTTTGAGGTTGGAGAAGTTAGAGGAGGCTATTGCTATTATTCTTTTGGGCTTGGGTTTTGGGGGAGGCCACATTAGAGAAAACCGTCTGGGGGACTAAAAAACTACTTTGTTTGTGATTCTTTGCCCTTTTTCTCTCTTAGCTCCTTTTTCTTTTCTAGGAAGATTGATGTCCTCTGTCTTCCGCCCATTTGTTTTCACCTGTGTCTTGTAGGTTGCCTTTGTTTATATGTTTTTGCCACGCTTATTCGAGGGCGACCCAGTAGGCCATTTTGCCTCTTCTTTCTTCTTTTACTTTGCCCTCCCTGAGGAGGAGCCTGAGTATGTAGAAGACTTGGCTGTGTGAGAGGCCGAGCTCTCTTACGAGTTCGACTGTGGGCATTGGGCCGTGTTTTTTGAGGAAGTCGTGGATGAGCTTTTTCCTCTCGATTATTTTGTCTGTTACCTTTCTGGGCATATTTGGTCAATGTATTTTAAATTGTGAGTTATTAAAATTTTATCCATTTTATTGTGTAAAAATGTAGATAGACTAAAAGGTTTTTCGTTAAAAATAAAACTATTCTCCTATGAGCCTCGCTAGGGACGGGTACATTTCTAGTGCTCTTTCACTGGCGAGTATCGAGTAGTACTGTATTATGATGCCTACGAGGAGGAGGATTCCTGTGCCTCCGCCCATCACCCTGAGTAGGTCGCTTAGCACTGCTATTACTCCTATAATGATGCTACTGAGAATGGTTAAGCCCCAGATGTAGCGCCTGAGCATCGACGCTATGACTTTTTCGCTTTTCCTGAAGCCTGGTATCTGGAGCTGTGCTTCTACTAGCTGCTCTGCCTGTGTCTCGGGGTCCATTCCCGAGGTGAGGATCCATGCGACTCCGAAGAGGACTGCTAGCCCAATGTAGAGCAACGCGTAGACAACTAGGTGGACGGGGTCGTGTAGAGCGGATGCGAGGGATCTTGGGGGCGAGATGTAGTAGACGAGTGAGCCTGGCAAGGGGACGGGGCCGTACTCTGTGTAGTTGTATCTTGCTATGATGTTTAGCCAGGGGTTCTGGTTTCCCGGGTTGACCCTCGGCCATAAAACCTGGGTGAACATTGCTATGTTTGCGTATAGGGCGCCGACCAAGATGACTGGCATGACTGAGACGTAGAGGAACTTTAGGGGTATGCGTGTCTTTACTCCTCCGAACCTGGTGCTGGAGACTGGTATGAGTATCTTCATTGACTCCATGTAGGTTAATACGAGTAGCATGGCGATCATTCCTAGGAAGCCTACGAGGTCTGGGTATCCTGCGGGCCTAGAGATAGCGTACATTATGAGTGTAGAGTTTCCACGGGCGAGCGCGACTACGAGGGACGGGAAGAATCCGTAATATAGCCCGTCGGCTAGGGGGCCGATGGGGCTGAAGAGTTCCCAGAATATTTGCTGTGCCACGCCAGCGGCTATGAAAAGGGAGACGGCGCTTCCAATGCCCCAGCCTTTTTCTAGCATGTCGTTCATTAGGATAATGAATGTGCTTGCTATGAAGAGCTGTATGAAGACTAGTATTTGTTGTTGCTGTGTTAGTGCACCGTATACGCCGCCCCATATGTAGGCGAGTGCTTCAATGGCAGCGAAGAGGAAGGCTGTGAGCTTTTGGAGTCCCGCGAATGTTTTTCGTCCTTCTGGGGTTGTGAGGTCTAGGTTTATGAGTTTGCTTCCTACTAGTAGTTCCCACACGATGCCTGCTGTTACTATGGGCCCGATGCCTAGCTCGATTAGGGTTCCTCTTTTGGACGCCATTACTATTCTCAGGAACTCTAGTGCACCTATGCCTCCCTGGGTTTGTCTTGGTATGCCGTAGAGTGGTACTTGTCCCATTATGAAGTAGATTATCAGGATGACGCCTGTCCAGAGCAGTCTTTCGCTTAGGCTTGGCTTCCTGGCAGGCCTCGTGACTTCTGGCAGGATTCTAAAGAAGCTGTTGAGTGAGTCTTGGAGGCTCAACCTTATTCACCGGTTGCTGGTTTTTCTGCGAGCAGTATGACGTCGCCTCCGGCCTGCTTGATTTTTTGGACTGCGTTTTGTGTGGCGAATGGCACTTTAACGATTATCTTGTTTCTGACTTGTCCTGTGCCTGTTAGCTTGTTTATGCCTATCTTTGTTAGGTCGACTACGTAGGCGTCGCCCTCGCGTGTAGCTATGCCTTTCTGGTACAGGTCAGCTATCTTCGAGTCAAGTACGCCGACGTTGATAATGTTGAATTGTGTGACGAGTGAGGGGTGGCGTGTGAAGCCGTGTTGACCGTACCAGTCCGGGGCATATTTTACTGTCCACGACCACTTGTGCTTGTGGTATCCTACGTATCCCCTTCCGCCCCTGCTTCCAGACTTCCTGTGTTGCCCCGTGCGTCCATAGCCGTGAGTCCTGCTTCCACGGTAGGATCTAGACTTCTTTTCGCGCCTTATGACCAATGTTGACACCTTTTCGGCTTATAGACATTCGACTTTAAAAAAATTTCTGAAGGGTTTTCTGGCCGATGCAGTGAATTGACAGGCGTTTTTCTTTTTTGTACCTCGGCGTATAAGTAGAGTCTGCAGAAGGAGTGTCAAGTTTGAAATCTGCAGGGCTGTTAACTAGGATTCTGGGCAAGAATATAATGGATGTATAAGAGACTCTGGCATAATTTGGGGTTGTTGAGAAACAAGCCAAATAAGGTAATAGTAAAGAAATGTGTTGGTCTAGAGCATTTTTCTTATGAGCTCGTTGATTTTTGGCCCCCTGTAGCCTGCTTCGCCTCCGGCTTTGACGTTTTTCCTTATTGTCCCCCTGAATCCGCCGCTTGGGGGCCTTAGCCTGAATACGGGCTTTACGCCGGGTAGCTGGTCTAGCGTCACTTTACCTGCTAGTAGGGCGTCTGCTAGCTCGTCGAAGCTGTTGTAGCCTAGTTTTTTGAGATCTTCCTCGGTTATCTTCTTGTTCCCGGTCATTCTGCCGCGTTTCTGTAGGAGCTGGACTAGTGTTTCTTTGTCTATTTCTCCCCATGTTACGACTGTGGAGAGGGTTTGGGTCAGCATGCCCCTAATTGATGGCGTGTCTTGGACGAGTGTAGCGTGGTAGGTCTTGTGGAGTCTTAGTAGTTCGAGGGCTTTTTCTTGTTCTGGCGTCCTGTCGGGGGAGCCTCTGAGCCTTAATACGAATAATAGTGTCATCTCAATCACCAGTCGGACGGTGGGTAGAATTCATATGTCTTTTTGAGTGCATTGTAGACTGCTTTTGCCATGTTGTGGGTTGTCCTTGTCTCGCCGTAGGACCTTGACCACACATCGCTTATTCCTGCTAGCCTGAGGACTGTTTTTGCCACGTCGCTTGCAACGATTCCTACTCCCCTCGGGGCGGGTATGAGCTCGATCTTGACGCTGCCTGCTTTTCCTTCCACCTTGTATGGAATGCTGTGTGGCTTGCCGCAGAGGCACTCCCAGCTTCCGCATCCCCTCCTGACTGGTATGATGTTTAGTTTGGCTCTCCTGGTTGCCTTCTCGATTGCTATTCCGATCTGCCTGGATTTGCCCATGCCTACGCCGACGTAGCCGTTCTCGTTTCCCACGACAACTGTTACCTGATACTGCGAGACTTCGCCCGAGTCTGTCTGGCGCTGTACGAATCCGACGCTTATGACTTCTGATTTGAGGTCTGGGAGGAGCGTGTCAATTATTTCTACTTCTTTTATTGGGATGTTTTTGGCGAATATCTCGTCTATGGACTTGATTTTGCCTTCTAGCACCATTTTTCCCAGGAGTGTTCTTGGTTGCCATTCCGACGCCATACGTCTCACCCATCTAATTTACAGGCATATTAAAACCTTCATGCTACTTGACTGACTCCTCGATTTTCTTCTTTATCTCTTCGAAGTGGGATGGCAGGTCTTCAGGCTTTAGCCCGTTTTGTAGGTACTGGGAAAAGAACGCCTTGTAGGCCTCTGGATCCTGCTCGGACATCTGCTTCGCGTAGGACGCTATGTGTTCTCCCTTTATTCTCTCTTCGCTTGGAAGCATCTCTTCGCCGACTGGCACCTCTAGCCCAGCGTCTATCGCGCCTTTTACCGCCGCGAACACGCGTGAGCCCTTGACGGGCCTGTGTAGCCCTATGTCTAGGACGGCTTCCTTTATGCCCTTCTTTGCCGCCTTTAGGCCTGCGAGGTATCCTAGGAGGTAGAGGGCAGTGGTGTTGCGTCCGTATCCTTTCCAGCCGAGCTTCTTTAGCTCGTTTGAGTGTGCAGAGACCAATATTATGTCTCCTTTGGGCGCCGGGATCGCTACCTGTACAATTGCCGTCTTGGAGAGTACCCTGACTACTAGTCTAGGCTTCTTTGAGAGGATTAGCTTTCTACGCTTGTAATAGTTTGTCTTGCCTTCGCGTCTCCTCTTCAACGCGACCCTATAGTGTGAGCCTCTAGCCATGCTGTTCCACCTTTAGTATCTTGTGCTGCGTCATGTATAGCTTGAGGTGTGCAAGGCTCCTGAACATTCCTCCTTTGACTAGCCTGTATAGCTGGCGGAAAGTCTTGGGGTCGATTTGTCCCTTTTCCTTTAGGTACTTGAGGTAGCGGCGCTGAACCCTGACTTTAGCTATCCAGGCCCTCTTCTCGTCTGTCCTGGGCCCCTTCTTGCTTCCTGGGCCGCGCCCCCTACCCTTCTTTCTTTTCTCCCTCTTGATTCTTATTCTCCCCCTAGACGGGGTGCTCGGCGGGAGGACCTTTATGACTCCACTCTTGATAAGCCTCCTAACATCGCTACGGCTTATGGCTGTTGATACCTCGTCGAGTTTTTCGGGGTCTATCCAGATCCGGCTCTCGCCTACTCCAAGGACTTCGGCCGCGAGCCTCCTAGCTACAGATACGTCCACATTTATCACCCGTTAAGGACCCTTACACCTATTTCTTCGGCCTTTTTAATTATTTCTGCCCTCTTGCGTCTGCCTACCGTGCGGGCTATGCGCACGGCGTGGCGTTTTGGGTCGACGTTCTGGAGGTCTTCTACGTTGTAGACAACTACTTCTTCGAAGCCGGATGGGTGGAGACCCCTGACGAGCTTGGGGCCCCTGTAGCCGATCTTGACCAATGGTGGGAAGCCTTTCAGCTGTTTCCTTATTTGGTTGTCTATGGATGTTCTCGGGCTTCTCCAGGTGTCTTCCAGTCTCTTGATGCGCCAGGAGTTCATGCGTATGAATCTGGGCCTGTACCTAGATATTAGCTGTCGTAGCTTCAGCATCTTCTGTTGCTCGGCTGTGAGGGTAGGCTTGTATATTTTCTTCTTTTCTTCTGTGCTGGCTTGTGCTTCTGTTGTTGGGGCTGTGGCTTCTTCTTTTGGGACGTTTTCAGTATTTACCTGTTTTTCCTCAGTAGACATATGCGAGTAACACCCCTCCTATACCTTTTTGTTTTGCCTCTATATGTGACATTACTCCTTGTGGTGTAGAGACTATGAGTAGCCCTATTTCTCTTGAGGGCAGGTATTCCCTCTCCCATGCCTCAAACTCGTCCTTTTTAACTGGGAACCTGGGCTTTATCACGCCGACCTTGTTTATCTTGCCTAGTAGCTTGACTACGACTTTTCCTCCTTTTCCATCGTTGATTAGCTCGTAGTCCCCTATGTATCCGGCCTTCTTCATTGTGTTGAGGACTGCTATGATTAGCTTTGAGGACGGGTAGATGACGCATTCCGTTTTTCCGCGAGACTCGTTGTTCATTATTGTTGCGAGGGCGTTTGCCAGAGTGTCGAACATCATTTTGTCATCACCCCTAGCTGTACTTTATGAATCCTATTTCTTCTGCGACTTCGCGGAAGCATCTCCTGCACAGGTTTAGCCCATATGCGCGTATGACCGCCTCGTGTGTGCCGCAACGAACACATCTCCTGCTGCCTTTACCGTATTTCCTCTTTTTTGGTGGATGAATCTTCGCCATTCACATCACCTGCGTGTCTTAATGACTTTTACACCTAACACCTTTTCTAAAAACATTATTGTTTCCTCTTTTGTGACCCTGTGCCTGTTGGGTATCTTGGACTTTTTGCGGCGCCTCCTTGCCACCCTGTAGCCCGGCCTCTCCATCGCGATAATGACGTCGAAGCCGAAGATTCCCACTTCTGGGTCGTACTTGACTCCGGGGAGGAGTATGTGTTCCTTGATACCAAAAGAGACGTTGCCGTGCTTGTCTATGCTTTTCTCGGGGATCTTGTAGTCTATGGCTGCGAGCGCCCTCTTCAGGAAGTCTATGGCCTTTTGGCCCCTAAGTGTGACCATTACGCCTATGTTTTCTCCCTTTCTCACTCCGAATTCGCGGACAGTCTTCTTTGCCCTCCTAAGGGAAGGCTTCTGGCCCGTGAGCTCTTCTAGTAGCTTGGCGGCGCGTGCCAGCCTTTCACCGCCCTCGCCGATGCCCATGTTTACTACTACTTTGCCTATGAATACTCTCCGCATTGGGTGGTCTGTTTCCAGGACGAGCTTTGTCTTCGCCATTAGACCTTCACCGTTACGAGTGGTTTTTCTGTTCCTACTGGGAGCACGTACTGGAGGATCGTCCTAGAGATTTCTCCCTCTGGGGACTTTAGCTCTACGAGTGAGCGCGCCCTCTTGAAGACCTGCTGTATAGACTGTATTGTTCCAAGGAAGCCGACGTTTCGCCCCTCGTATACGATGGCAAGTGTGCCTTTGTCGAGTGGTATGTGGGTCTGTAGTGTTTGCTGGGGTATGGTTATTAGTAGGGCGTCGTATGTCTTAAAGGAGAGGGCCTTCTGGTATAGGTCTGAGTCCTTTTTGACAAGAATGTTCCTTCCGTCGTGTAGCGTGAACTGTAGGTTCCCATTGCTTACAGTCATTTTCCTCCTGATCTGGGCTATCTTGAGGCCGGCCTCATCCGGCTTTATCTCTGCCAGCCTGAGCTTCCTGGCCGGGTCGGGTATCACCCTAAAGTATTTGTCTTCAGCTGGAACATGGATCACGTCCATTAGCCCAACTGGGAACTTGTAGTCCTTTACTGGCTTTCCGTCGACGATGATTTTTCCGGAGGAAATTATTCTCCTTGCCTCCTTCATTGTCTGAGCGTAGCCGAGGACGTCCCTGACGATTATTCCTAGTGGTATCGAGTTGTCTAGAGGGTGTGGGCCTGGGGAGGGCTTAACTGTCCAAGTGTATTCTTTTCGCTTTATTGGCCAGAAGGGCGGCGCTACGCTTCGTCTCAAGTGTCTAAGTGAGGCTTTAACTCGTCTGACCACTTACCACCACCTGTTTCTTTCTTTCTACTAGTTCTTTTCTCCTGGGGTCAGATAGGTCCAGTTCTAGGACAACGACCTTTGATGGATGTATTGGGTATGGCACCTCTGTGCCGTCTGCTTTTCTGAGCATTGCACCCTCCACGTGTATCCTGCCCCTTTTAACGTCAACCGAGGTGATTTTTCCCTCGTGTCCCTTAAAAGAACCGCGAACAATGAGGACCCTGTCGCCCTTCCTTACACGTATTCTTTTCAATCCGAGCTTTTGGGACAGCTCTTTGGATAGAGGGGCGACTAGCCTCTTAGACCGGACGTGTAGCTGGGCTGTATATATTTCACGCTTTCGTACTTTTCTCGGCTGCGAGGATACCTTATCACTACTCATATAGCACTACACCAACGCGAAGTTAAGGGTAAGTAGGGCAATATAAAAACATTTTTTCAGAAAGAGCAATCAAATTTGGCAAGGGAGGCCTGGGAAGACTCTCTGCGTAAAAATGCAGTAATTATAAGACAATTACTGGCTTTGTTCCTCTTTAATTATGGATTTTTTCTCTTTTTCACGCTTCTCTTTTGCATGCTGGTTTCTAAGCTCGCTGAGGAGCTGTTTCTCGGGGAACACGTTCTGGTACTCCACGTCAATTATCGGGATTATTGTGAAGCGTGTGTCAGATGTCCATTTGTCTGTGATGTCTACTTCTCCTGTGAAGTTGTTGAAGAGGAGGAATTTTCCTTCGAGTCTGCGTTCGTTCTCGTAGAAGTATATTATGCTGGAGTCTGTACTGAGAAAGAATGGTATAAAGTAGATGTGCCTCGAGTCTAGTGCGAGGTGATGCACTATGGGGACCTGTACCACGTTTAGGACGTGGATCAGGTCTTCGAGCCGTTTTAGCCTTATCAGCCTGATGTCCATCACGGAGCCACTGTTAGGGATATATCGTTTCTGGTTAAAATTTGAATCGTTTGTTTTGTAGGGTGCGAGAAATTCTAAATTTTAAGTTTAATTTTTCCCAATGATTCTTTTTATATTCTTCTCGTAGGGCGGATATATTATGCCCTTCTCTGTGAGTATACCTGTAACGAGTTGCGGCGGGGTAATGTCGAAGGCATAGTATATCGCCTTCACGTTTTCAGGGGTTATCCTCATGTTTCCAATGTAGACTACCTCGTCTGAGCTACGGATCTCTATTTCTATGTCCTCGGGGCCCCTGGCTTTAAGGTCGAATGAGCTTGACGGGGCCGCCACGTAGAAGGGTATGTTGTGTACACGCGACATGAGCGCTAGGGGGTATGTGCCGAGCTTGTTTGCCACGTATCCTATGCTTGTTATCCTGTCGGCCCCAGTGATTGCGAGGTTTATCTTTTCTTTCATGGCCAAAATGCCTATGCTGTTGTCGGTAGCCACGACGACGTCTATGCCGGCCATGCTTAGCTCCCAGGCCGTCAGCCTCGCCCCCTGGAGGTAGGGCCGGGTCTCGAGCGCTATAACGCGGAAGCTTTTACCCTTTTCTTTTGCCACGTAGAGTGGGGCTGTAGCAGTGCCCCAGTAGCTCGTGGCAAGGGAGCCGGCGTTGCATACCGTTATGACCGTGTCTCCGTCCTCTATGAGTGGCTCGCCTAGTTCGCCTATCTTCCTGTTTGCCTCCTCGTCCTCCCTCTGTATTTTTAGGGCTTCATCTAGGATGAGCCTCCTCGCCTCCTCGACGCTTGTCGCTGTTTTTGCAACGTTTTTTACCCTTTCTACTGCCCATGAAAGGTTTACCGCAGTCGGCCTGGCAGTTGCAACTATCCTGGAGACTTTTTCCAGGTCCTGCATGAATTTTTCTAGGTTTTCTCCGTCATACTTGTTTGCGAAGAGGGCTACCGCGAAGGCGCCTGCAACCCCTATTGCGGGTGCGCCTCTAATCTCCATGTCCTTTATTGATTTTACGACTCTTTCCCAGTTGTCCGTCTCGATATATTCGAGCTTGTGTGGCAAAAGCTTCTGGTTGATAAGTTTGACCCTGCCATTTTCCCAGACAATTGTCTTGGGTAGGTTCAACATAGTGATTTCTAAGCTGTCTGGATTCAAATATTCTTTTCGTGCATGCCTGTGTCTGGGGGCTGTATTCCTAGTAGAAGGGGGTCAGCCGCTTCTAGGAACGTGTGGACGGCTCTGGCTATCATCTGGGATATCCTTAGGGGCTCTGGAACCTTGCCTGTCTTCGTTGTGGCGTCGAGTATTTGTCTAGCCTCCTCTAGGGATAGCCCCTCAGCTCTGACATAGACATATGACCGTGTAGGCCTGACGTAGACGAGCTGTCTTTGCCCGAGCTCCCGGTAGGCTTTTATTCTCTGTGTGTCGCCTGGGAAGTATTCCCTTATGTATTTTTCTATCCCCTTGGACTCCTCGTAGCTTACACATATAACTGGGAGGCCTGTTTCTTTGTTTAGCCTCTTTAGGTCGACAATATTGAACCAGGAAATAATGCACCCGTTAAGCATTATCACATTGATGTCTTTCCTGTTCATGGACTTGTAGAGGCCTAGGATCGAGTCTGTTGCATCCATGCCTCCTATACTTGTAAATGTAAAATAGACCCCGTCCAGATAGCCGTCCCGACGATAGACAATGGCTGCCAATACAGACTTCTTTGCACGTTTCCTGAAACACTCCGAGATTCCTAGAACCCTGAAGGCCGGCTTTGAAATAAGCATGGCGCACTATAGGGCTATGTCCTTGGTAAAGAATGTCAGTGTCCTGCTTGTTCCACGCTGAACCAGCAACATGTCCTCTATTCTGACACCGCCGTACCCAGCCAGGTAGACGCCCGGCTCTATCGTGACCACGTCTCCGACTATGAGTTCTGTTTCGCTCTGCGAGTTTAGGTAGGGCTCCTCGTGTATGTCTATGCCTACCCCGTGGCCCAGACCGTGGTTAAAGTATGCAGAGAGGCCTTCCTCCTTTAGGACATTATATGCAATCATGTGTATGTCTTTAGCCTTTACACCCTCCTTTACAGCGTCGATGGAGGCTTCTTGCGCCCTTAGAACAGCCCTATAGATCTTTTTCTGTTTCTCGGACGGGTCTCCATACACGAATGTTCTAGTCATGTCGGAACAATACCCCTGGTACTTTGCACCGAGGTCTATCTTTACTAGGTCTCCTCTCATGAGTTTTTTGAGGCTTGGCTTTGCATGTGGGTGTGCAGAGTGCTCTCCAAAGGCAACTATTGGCGGGAACGAGGGCTCTGCGCCTGACGAGACTATTACCCTTAGTATTTCTCCGGCGAGTTCTGACTCGGTTACTCCGGGCTCGATCAGGTCTATTGCTCTTCTCAGCGCCTGTTCAGCTATTCTAGAGGCTTGCTCCATAAGTCTTACTTCTTCGTCGTCTTTAGAGCGCCTCAGAAGGTAGAATTCCTTTGTATAGTCTGCTAGCTCTCTGTTTAGCTTGCCTTTGAGCTGGTCTTTTAGCTCGAGGCTACCGCCAACTATTCCTATCTTCTCGCCACTGCCAACGATTTGGGCTATGGCTTCGTACAAGTCTCCCTTTATTATCTTCTCGTACTCGCTTACCTCGTCCTGCTTCGTGAATGCATATGCCTCTCCTAGCCTCATTTCGGATACTGCCCGAACATATTCGAGCCTAGTGACCAGCGCAGAGACTTCCCCGTTTTGAGATATCACCAGTGCTGAAGGCGCATCGGAGCCTGTTACATAGAAAATGTTGGAAGGCGAGAATACTAGGAGAAATGACAAGCCATTTTTATGAAGAATCGACTCGATAACATTTTCCAAGTGCTTTTTGTAGTTGATCACGACTTTTAAACCGGGGGTCATCTTAATAAATAATACTCTTTTATCCCCCTAGGCATGTGCCAATTCGACATTAAGATTAAGGAGACAAAGTAACCAGCGATACCCTTTTACATTGGTGTGTACCTTTCCACTATTAGTGAAGCTATGAGTAGGGTCGTGGCTAGAAACCTCCTGGCTGGGGTCAGCACCTATATAGCAGTGACACTTTTCCTCAAATTAATCGAGGAGCCCCCTAGTCCATTTTCTCTTGTCCCACTTATAGCTTCTCTTGGGAGCCCAACGCTGGGCGTAGCCTTTGCCACGCTTTTGCCGGTTCTGGTCAGCTACCTTAACGGTAAATATGCATACGCCTTGATTTTTCTCCCTGCATCGCTTTTCATCCTTTTCAAAAATGTCCAGAATTGGCGCGGGGCCGTTCTGATACTGTTGTCTTCTCTTTTGGCTGTGCTTGCTCCAGTAACTCTCCCCTTTGTTTTGGGTGTTTTGCTTAGCCAGGTCGCGGGGGAAGATTACCGGGAGGCTGTTTCCTCTGGACTAGTTTTCTCCTTGGTGTTGTTTGTTTTCTCGGGGGTCAGGGCTGAAAATACATTTGTTGATTACTTTCTCCTATTGCCTGGCGGTATATACTCGAGTGTTTCTTCCAATAATCCCATAAGCGCGGCGAGCCTTTTTTACCTTGTGCTCTTCGAAGAGATAATGAAGAACCCCTTCCTTCTGGCAAGCCTGCTCGGCCTTATCTCGGGTTTCATCGTCGCCTCTGTTTCTGGCAAGAGCGGGAGGCTAAGAGGCATAACGTTGGGAAGCCTAGTTGTCTTCGTTCCCTCTTTCGCGTACACTTTAAACTATGTGAGCTCAGTTGCTGGCCTGCTCTTTATGGCTGGGACTGGTCTAGGTATAGCTCTTCTTGGAGGATTCTCTATTCCAAGAATTTCATTTTCTACGCGAAGAAAGAAGGGGGAGGAGAAAAGACCTAGGCCCGCTGTAGACATTGTATTTAGGGATATTTCAGCTATATTGAGGGGGGCCGAATCCGAGGGCATACTTAGGAATATTTCCAATGTAGTAGTGATGGGTCTCTGTTTGAAAGACGAGGAGTACGTAGCGGGTTTAGTCAGGAGGATGATTGGTGAAAATGTGCATGTTTACTTGCTTCACCGCGAAGACAAGGAAAGGATTGTTTCTTTGCCGAAGGACCAGACAATTGTTGTATATGTTTCGCCGTTTTCGCCAGA from Thermofilum adornatum carries:
- a CDS encoding 50S ribosomal protein L18, with product MARGSHYRVALKRRREGKTNYYKRRKLILSKKPRLVVRVLSKTAIVQVAIPAPKGDIILVSAHSNELKKLGWKGYGRNTTALYLLGYLAGLKAAKKGIKEAVLDIGLHRPVKGSRVFAAVKGAIDAGLEVPVGEEMLPSEERIKGEHIASYAKQMSEQDPEAYKAFFSQYLQNGLKPEDLPSHFEEIKKKIEESVK
- a CDS encoding 50S ribosomal protein L30; translation: MTLLFVLRLRGSPDRTPEQEKALELLRLHKTYHATLVQDTPSIRGMLTQTLSTVVTWGEIDKETLVQLLQKRGRMTGNKKITEEDLKKLGYNSFDELADALLAGKVTLDQLPGVKPVFRLRPPSGGFRGTIRKNVKAGGEAGYRGPKINELIRKML
- a CDS encoding putative RNA uridine N3 methyltransferase, which gives rise to MWPPPKPKPKRIIAIASSNFSNLKEPARTLHIALLARAATIFRVEQIIIYKESNKPCTPIKTVLEALEAPQYLRKYLVPKSRHLRYIGAAPPLRSPSHLLRDEQSPYREGYILRRTGDKAIVDIGLEKPVQAKVPPGLGPRVTLTQKQGHWQYIDREQIPVYWGYTVTCQQSLKQTLQNHTTPKTLVIATSRKGTPINTLATQLKTKIATAETLLVLFGTHNKGIQEIATQENINPQHYIHYTLNTAPLQGTKTIRTEEAVLTTMAILNLLDQQTTT
- a CDS encoding 30S ribosomal protein S14, translating into MAKIHPPKKRKYGKGSRRCVRCGTHEAVIRAYGLNLCRRCFREVAEEIGFIKYS
- a CDS encoding 50S ribosomal protein L5 codes for the protein MAKTKLVLETDHPMRRVFIGKVVVNMGIGEGGERLARAAKLLEELTGQKPSLRRAKKTVREFGVRKGENIGVMVTLRGQKAIDFLKRALAAIDYKIPEKSIDKHGNVSFGIKEHILLPGVKYDPEVGIFGFDVIIAMERPGYRVARRRRKKSKIPNRHRVTKEETIMFLEKVLGVKVIKTRR
- a CDS encoding 30S ribosomal protein S5, with product MASEWQPRTLLGKMVLEGKIKSIDEIFAKNIPIKEVEIIDTLLPDLKSEVISVGFVQRQTDSGEVSQYQVTVVVGNENGYVGVGMGKSRQIGIAIEKATRRAKLNIIPVRRGCGSWECLCGKPHSIPYKVEGKAGSVKIELIPAPRGVGIVASDVAKTVLRLAGISDVWSRSYGETRTTHNMAKAVYNALKKTYEFYPPSDW
- a CDS encoding 50S ribosomal protein L32e — protein: MSTEEKQVNTENVPKEEATAPTTEAQASTEEKKKIYKPTLTAEQQKMLKLRQLISRYRPRFIRMNSWRIKRLEDTWRSPRTSIDNQIRKQLKGFPPLVKIGYRGPKLVRGLHPSGFEEVVVYNVEDLQNVDPKRHAVRIARTVGRRKRAEIIKKAEEIGVRVLNG
- a CDS encoding 50S ribosomal protein L19e, with translation MDVSVARRLAAEVLGVGESRIWIDPEKLDEVSTAISRSDVRRLIKSGVIKVLPPSTPSRGRIRIKREKRKKGRGRGPGSKKGPRTDEKRAWIAKVRVQRRYLKYLKEKGQIDPKTFRQLYRLVKGGMFRSLAHLKLYMTQHKILKVEQHG
- the secY gene encoding preprotein translocase subunit SecY encodes the protein MSLQDSLNSFFRILPEVTRPARKPSLSERLLWTGVILIIYFIMGQVPLYGIPRQTQGGIGALEFLRIVMASKRGTLIELGIGPIVTAGIVWELLVGSKLINLDLTTPEGRKTFAGLQKLTAFLFAAIEALAYIWGGVYGALTQQQQILVFIQLFIASTFIILMNDMLEKGWGIGSAVSLFIAAGVAQQIFWELFSPIGPLADGLYYGFFPSLVVALARGNSTLIMYAISRPAGYPDLVGFLGMIAMLLVLTYMESMKILIPVSSTRFGGVKTRIPLKFLYVSVMPVILVGALYANIAMFTQVLWPRVNPGNQNPWLNIIARYNYTEYGPVPLPGSLVYYISPPRSLASALHDPVHLVVYALLYIGLAVLFGVAWILTSGMDPETQAEQLVEAQLQIPGFRKSEKVIASMLRRYIWGLTILSSIIIGVIAVLSDLLRVMGGGTGILLLVGIIIQYYSILASERALEMYPSLARLIGE
- a CDS encoding 30S ribosomal protein S8; translation: MMFDTLANALATIMNNESRGKTECVIYPSSKLIIAVLNTMKKAGYIGDYELINDGKGGKVVVKLLGKINKVGVIKPRFPVKKDEFEAWEREYLPSREIGLLIVSTPQGVMSHIEAKQKGIGGVLLAYVY
- a CDS encoding uL15 family ribosomal protein, whose translation is MVIRREKKSRSYRGSRTHGYGRTGQHRKSGSRGGRGYVGYHKHKWSWTVKYAPDWYGQHGFTRHPSLVTQFNIINVGVLDSKIADLYQKGIATREGDAYVVDLTKIGINKLTGTGQVRNKIIVKVPFATQNAVQKIKQAGGDVILLAEKPATGE
- a CDS encoding FaeA/PapI family transcriptional regulator — its product is MPRKVTDKIIERKKLIHDFLKKHGPMPTVELVRELGLSHSQVFYILRLLLREGKVKEERRGKMAYWVALE